A window of the Malaclemys terrapin pileata isolate rMalTer1 chromosome 6, rMalTer1.hap1, whole genome shotgun sequence genome harbors these coding sequences:
- the MARVELD2 gene encoding MARVEL domain-containing protein 2, translating into MSSRSALSQHRSRQHGRSTQYDEVYVDSSFLEDTASPPQSSQNAELVLISDRLPPPPPLPLQPPLGPEFYPSDSEEPSDLKPVRRFIPDSWKNFFKGRRENPELDQPVSDIKYTSGGAECSPPASPIQQNHKSAASSYKDPYGGSGGSYNSRKQAEAMLTQDPYDSLERHTQMALTYSEKVEAYNLRYSYMKSWAGLLRILCVVELLLGAAVFACVTAYIHKDNEWYNMFGYSQPYGFTANSIYGGYYYSGPKTPFILVVAGLAWVVTIALLVLGMSMYYRTILLDSNWWPLTEFGINVALFILYMAAAIVYVNDANRGGLCYYQLFKTPMNASFCRIEGGQTAAIIFLFVTVIVYLISTVVSLKLWRHEGARRHRELMEQEMKTQSFPPKRMYESTDRPREEVNYRQFKSVEMKPELLNGHIPSGHIPKPIVMPDYLAKYPAIQTDDERDRYKAVFNDQFAEYKELSAEVQVVLKKFDDLDALMSKLSLHPGNTLEHDRISKVLQEYKKKKNDPTFLEKKERCEYLKNKLSHIKQRIQDYDKVMNWNIQT; encoded by the exons ATGTCTTCCAGAAGTGCATTGTCGCAGCACAGATCAAGGCAGCATGGCAGATCTACACAATACGATGAAGTATATGTGGATTCCTCTTTTCTAGAAGATACGGCAAGTCCACCTCAAAGTTCTCAAAATGCTGAACTGGTACTGATTTCGGATCGCTTGCCGCCACCACCGCCTCTCCCACTGCAACCACCTCTCGGCCCTGAATTTTACCCAAGTGATAGTGAAGAACCGTCTGATCTCAAACCAGTAAGACGGTTCATTCCAGACTCCTGGAAGAACTTCTtcaaagggagaagagaaaatcCAGAATTGGATCAGCCAGTGTCAGATATAAAATACACTTCGGGTGGAGCTGAGTGTTCTCCACCAGCATCTCCAATACAGCAAAATCACAAGTCAGCTGCTAGTTCCTATAAAGACCCATATGGAGGGTCAGGTGGAAGCTATAATTCACGCAAACAAGCTGAAGCCATGCTTACCCAAGATCCTTATGACTCCCTAGAACGACATACTCAAATGGCTCTAACTTACAGTGAGAAGGTGGAAGCTTATAATTTGAGATACTCCTACATGAAATCATGGGCAGGTTTACTCAGAATTCTGTGTGTTGTAGAGCTGCTTTTAGGTGCAGCTGTCTTTGCTTGTGTCACAGCTTATATACACAAAGATAATGAATGGTACAACATGTTTGGATACTCACAGCCATATGGTTTTACAGCAAACAGTATATATGGAGGCTATTATTATAGTGGCCCCAAAACCCCTTTTATACTTGTAGTAGCAGGCTTGGCTTGGGTAGTGACTATAGCGCTTCTAGTGCTTGGCATGTCAATGTACTATCGAACAATTCTTCTGGACTCGAATTGGTGGCCTTTAACTGAATTTGGAATTAATGTTGCATTATTCATTCTGTATATGGCGGCTGCGATAGTCTATGTGAATGATGCTAACCGAGGTGGACTCTGCTATTACCAATTATTTAAAACACCAATGAATGCATCATTTTGCCGCATAGAAGGAGGACAGACAGCAGCAATAATCTTTTTGTTTGTCACGGTGATTGTCTATCTTATTAGTACAGTAGTTAGCCTAAAGCTATGGAGACATGAAGGAGCAAGGAGGCATAGAGAATTAATGGAACAAGAG atgaaaacACAATCTTTTCCACCAAAAAGAATG tATGAAAGTACAGACAGACCAAGAGAAGAAGTCAATTACAGGCAATTTAAATCGGTGGAAATGAAACCTGAACTACTTAATGGCCACATACCATCAGGGCACATTCCTAAGCCTATAGTGATGCCAGACTACTTAGC AAAATACCCAGCAATTCAGACAGACGATGAGCGAGATCGTTATAAAGCTGTGTTTAACGATCAGTTTGCTGAATATAAAGAGCTCTCTGCTGAAGTTCAGGTGGTCTTAAAAAAATTTGATGATTTGGATGCATTGATGAGCAAGCTCTCTCTTCATCCCGGAAACACACTG GAACATGACAGAATTTCAAAAGTTCTGCAAGaatataaaaagaagaagaat GATCCTACATTTCTGGAGAAAAAGGAACGTTGTGAATACCTAAAGAACAAACTTTCTCACATAAAACAAAGAATTCAGGACTACGATAAAGTTATGAATTGGAACATACAGACATAG